One Vigna unguiculata cultivar IT97K-499-35 chromosome 11, ASM411807v1, whole genome shotgun sequence DNA window includes the following coding sequences:
- the LOC114168181 gene encoding ubiquitin-conjugating enzyme E2 35-like, whose protein sequence is MANSNLPRRIIKETQRLLSEPAPGISASPSEDNMRYFNVMILGPTQSPYEGGVFKLELFLPEEYPMAAPKVRFLTKIYHPNIDKLGRICLDILKDKWSPALQIRTVLLSIQALLSAPNPDDPLSENIAKHWKSNEAEAVETAKEWTRLYASDA, encoded by the exons ATGGCCAACAGCAATCTCCCTCGAAGAATCATCAAG GAAACGCAGCGTTTGCTCAGTGAGCCAG CACCTGGAATTAGTGCGTCCCCATCTGAAGACAATATGAGATATTTCAATGTGATGATCCTGGGACCGACCCAGTCACCTTACGAAG GAGGAGTATTTAAGCTAGAACTATTTTTGCCAGAAGAATATCCAATGGCTGCACCGaag GTTcggtttttaacaaaaatatatcatcCGAACATTGATAAG CTTGGCAGAATATGTCTTGACATTCTGAAAGACAAGTGGAGTCCTGCTCTTCAGATTCGTACTGTTCTATTAAG tattcaagCTCTATTGAGTGCACCAAACCCAGATGATCCACTTTCTGAAAACATTGCCAAGCATTGGAAATCTAATGAGGCTGAGGCTGTTGAAACAg CGAAGGAATGGACCCGATTATATGCTAGTGACGCCTGA